GTGCTCCTTGACCGCCTTCTCCGAGGCGAGCAGCACCGCGCTGGCGCCGTCGGAGATCTGGCTGGCCATCGCCGCGGTCAGGCGGCCGCCCTCGACAAGGGTCTTGAGCCCGGCCATCTTCTCCAGCGTGGTGTCGCGCGGGCCCTCATCGATGGCGAACCCGGCCCCGTCGATCTGGACGGGAATGATCTCGTTCTCGAAATGCCCGGCACGGATCGCCTCCTGGGCGCGCTGATGACTGGTCAGCGCGAACTTCTCCATGTCCTCGCGGGACAGATTCCACTTCTCGGCGATCATTTCCGAACCGCGGAACTGGGAGATCTCTTGGTCGCCGTAGCGGTGCAGCCAGCTCTTGGACTCGTTGGTGGGCGAGGTGAAGCCGAACTGCTCACCGACGATCATGGCCGAGCTGATCGGGATCTGGCTCATGTTCTGCATGCCGCCGGCCACGATGACGTCGGCCGTACCGGACAGGATCGCCTGCGCGCCAAACGAAATGGCCTGCTGGCTGGAACCGCACTGGCGGTCCACAGTGACGCCGGGGACCTCTTCGGGGTATCCGGCGGCCAGCCAGGACAGTCGCGCGATGTTGCCGGCCTGCCCACCGATCGCATCCACACAACCGGCGATGACGTCGTCGACCGCACTCGGGTCCAGGTCGGTGCGCTCGAAGAGCCCGCGCCAGGCGGCCGCACCCAGATCGACCGGGTGCAGCCCGCTCAGCGATCCGCCGCGCTTGCCAACCGCGGTACGGACGGCATCGATGACGTACGCCTCAGCCATGTGGTTCTCCTTAATGGGATTCTGCTTTGTTGGATTCTGCGGTTATGCCACCGAGCACGATGGCCAGATACTGTGCGCCGACTTGTTCGGCGGTCAACGGTCCGCCCGGTTGATACCAGCGGACCGACACCCAGGTGGTGTCGCGGATGAACCGGTACACCAGATCGACGTCCAGGTCGGGCCGGAACGCTCCGTCGGCGATCCCCTCGTGCAGCAGGTCGATCCACATCTGACGCTGCTCGCGGTTGCGGTCGTCGACGAACCCGAACTGCGGCAGGTCGGACAACCGCTTGGCCTCGTCCTGGTAGATGACGACCTGCGCGTGCCGGTGCTCGATGGCCTCGAAGGAGGCCATGAACAGCCC
This region of Mycolicibacterium diernhoferi genomic DNA includes:
- the fadA6 gene encoding steroid 3-ketoacyl-CoA thiolase FadA6; the protein is MAEAYVIDAVRTAVGKRGGSLSGLHPVDLGAAAWRGLFERTDLDPSAVDDVIAGCVDAIGGQAGNIARLSWLAAGYPEEVPGVTVDRQCGSSQQAISFGAQAILSGTADVIVAGGMQNMSQIPISSAMIVGEQFGFTSPTNESKSWLHRYGDQEISQFRGSEMIAEKWNLSREDMEKFALTSHQRAQEAIRAGHFENEIIPVQIDGAGFAIDEGPRDTTLEKMAGLKTLVEGGRLTAAMASQISDGASAVLLASEKAVKEHNLKPRARIHHISARGADPVFMLTGPIPATHYALEKTGLSIDDIDTVEINEAFAPVVQAWIKETGADPAKVNPNGGAIALGHPLGATGAKLFATMLNTLERTGGRYGLQTMCEGGGTANVTIIERL
- the kstR2 gene encoding TetR family transcriptional regulator KstR2, producing the protein MTPPASRRDELLKLAATMFAERGLKATTVRDIADSAGILSGSLYHHFKSKEQMVEEVLKDFLDWLFERYQQILAAESTPLDRLKGLFMASFEAIEHRHAQVVIYQDEAKRLSDLPQFGFVDDRNREQRQMWIDLLHEGIADGAFRPDLDVDLVYRFIRDTTWVSVRWYQPGGPLTAEQVGAQYLAIVLGGITAESNKAESH